In Dyadobacter sp. NIV53, a single window of DNA contains:
- a CDS encoding alpha/beta fold hydrolase, protein MKFIKSNSTTNGEPVKLFVHEVGQGKPVVFISGWPLSHEMWEYQFNELPKNNLRCIAYDRRGFGKSDKPWDGYDYDSLAADLKAVLDALDLREVTLVGFSMGGGEVVRYLSTYGSDRIAKAVLISSVVPFMLKTDDNPTGLPQDLFDGFVEEVEDDRPKFLTSFAKMFYGNSLLNNAVSDEILHWHGLLAIQASGHATIECIRSFSETDFRNELSTIDIPVLIIHGDADKIVPIEASSDLTAELIKNAEYVVYEGEPHGLFYTSKETLNDDLLEFINQEVATSSNRTTF, encoded by the coding sequence ATGAAGTTTATCAAATCAAATTCAACCACTAACGGCGAGCCAGTAAAATTATTTGTCCATGAAGTGGGACAAGGAAAACCAGTTGTATTTATAAGCGGATGGCCACTAAGTCACGAAATGTGGGAATATCAGTTTAATGAATTACCAAAAAATAATTTAAGATGTATTGCTTATGACCGTCGCGGTTTTGGTAAATCCGATAAACCCTGGGATGGATATGACTATGATTCCCTGGCGGCTGATTTAAAAGCTGTTTTAGATGCTCTGGATTTAAGAGAAGTTACACTCGTTGGGTTTTCAATGGGTGGTGGTGAAGTGGTTCGTTATCTGAGCACTTATGGAAGTGATCGAATAGCAAAAGCTGTGCTGATCAGTTCGGTAGTACCTTTTATGTTGAAAACAGATGATAATCCAACCGGTTTGCCTCAGGATTTATTTGATGGGTTTGTTGAAGAAGTGGAAGATGACAGGCCTAAATTTTTAACCTCTTTTGCAAAAATGTTTTATGGCAATTCACTATTGAACAATGCCGTATCAGACGAAATTCTTCATTGGCACGGACTACTTGCAATTCAGGCTTCTGGACACGCTACCATTGAATGTATCCGTAGTTTCAGCGAAACTGATTTTAGAAATGAGCTTTCGACAATAGACATTCCTGTGTTGATTATCCATGGCGATGCAGATAAAATTGTTCCCATAGAAGCCAGTAGTGATCTAACAGCAGAATTGATTAAAAATGCTGAATACGTGGTTTACGAAGGCGAACCGCATGGGCTGTTTTACACCAGTAAAGAAACGCTTAATGATGACTTACTGGAATTTATAAACCAGGAAGTTGCAACATCAAGTAACAGAACAACTTTTTAA
- a CDS encoding VOC family protein — translation MKIEFKRLDHVMLCIPVGTENEARKFYGEVLGLRELTDLGYVLPKGAMWFEIGDVQLHIRAESIQHYSERHPAFEITNIRNAQEILESHGITIKYESLIPDRIRFSFRDPFGNRIEFLEML, via the coding sequence ATGAAAATTGAATTTAAAAGACTGGATCATGTCATGCTTTGTATCCCGGTTGGCACCGAAAATGAAGCAAGAAAATTTTATGGAGAAGTCCTTGGCCTTCGGGAATTGACGGATCTCGGTTATGTATTACCAAAAGGTGCGATGTGGTTCGAGATCGGGGATGTACAACTTCACATCCGCGCTGAAAGTATACAACATTATTCCGAAAGACACCCTGCCTTCGAAATTACTAATATCAGGAATGCTCAGGAAATCCTCGAATCTCATGGCATAACTATTAAATATGAAAGCCTGATTCCTGACAGGATCCGGTTTTCTTTCCGCGATCCATTTGGGAACAGAATTGAGTTTTTGGAAATGCTCTGA
- a CDS encoding cupin domain-containing protein: protein MKRKNFLTALGFASSAILLNNKAMSIEMSDPEKHYFKDDGKIPNSKYPLLLFRNVFAVRGNDAANWLEKHFAKNNWTNSWRNGVFSYHHYHSITHEVLGIYEGSALVKLGGEMGKEVKVEAGDIIVIPAGVGHKKLSSSADFAVVGAYPDGKNYDILKGESGERPAADQNIAAALIPDFDPYLGSNGGLLKIWR, encoded by the coding sequence ATGAAAAGGAAGAACTTTCTGACGGCACTGGGATTTGCATCGTCTGCTATATTATTAAATAATAAAGCTATGAGTATTGAAATGTCTGATCCTGAAAAGCATTATTTTAAAGATGACGGCAAGATACCCAACAGTAAATATCCGTTGTTGCTTTTCAGGAATGTTTTTGCTGTAAGAGGAAATGATGCAGCAAATTGGCTGGAAAAGCATTTCGCCAAAAACAACTGGACAAATTCCTGGCGTAACGGCGTGTTTAGTTACCATCATTACCACAGTATTACACATGAAGTATTAGGGATTTACGAAGGAAGTGCGCTTGTAAAACTGGGTGGAGAAATGGGCAAAGAAGTAAAGGTTGAAGCCGGCGACATTATCGTTATTCCCGCAGGTGTTGGTCACAAAAAACTGTCATCTTCCGCAGATTTTGCCGTTGTCGGAGCCTACCCAGATGGTAAAAATTATGATATATTAAAAGGAGAATCCGGTGAAAGACCAGCGGCAGATCAAAACATTGCGGCTGCTCTAATTCCGGATTTTGACCCATATCTTGGCTCAAATGGCGGTTTATTGAAAATATGGCGTTAG